Proteins encoded in a region of the Dehalogenimonas sp. THU2 genome:
- a CDS encoding patatin-like phospholipase family protein, which translates to MALSSGAARGLAHIGVLAILEKEEIPVDMIAGISMGSLIGAVYAQGQDIDRMRRLAIELGQKRFSFLVDPALPKSGLVRGQKIGNMLRSIIGDVEFQDLKIPFACSATDIETGREVVIRRGLVREAVRASFSIPVLLTPTKLEGRYLVDGGLLDPVPVKILKEMGADFIIAVNVIPTDQNTSFEANHENKRSNCPNILSIAIQTVNIVSNQALKSSLIGADVIIEPQVAHINLVDFNRVSECIHQGELAAQSSMPSIKRLLAS; encoded by the coding sequence TTGGCACTTAGTAGTGGTGCCGCGCGAGGACTAGCTCATATTGGCGTACTTGCAATATTAGAGAAGGAAGAGATCCCGGTAGACATGATTGCTGGTATAAGTATGGGATCACTCATAGGTGCTGTGTATGCGCAGGGGCAGGATATCGACCGAATGAGACGATTAGCAATAGAACTGGGGCAAAAAAGGTTTTCGTTTTTGGTGGACCCAGCCTTACCAAAATCCGGCTTGGTTCGTGGACAAAAAATTGGGAACATGTTGAGATCAATAATCGGTGATGTTGAATTTCAAGATCTAAAGATACCCTTTGCTTGTTCGGCAACTGACATAGAGACCGGTCGGGAGGTCGTGATTAGGCGAGGGCTAGTAAGAGAGGCTGTGCGTGCCAGTTTCTCTATCCCCGTATTACTAACGCCGACCAAATTAGAAGGCAGGTATTTGGTCGATGGAGGATTGCTCGATCCGGTGCCGGTTAAAATCCTAAAGGAAATGGGGGCAGATTTTATTATCGCAGTAAACGTCATACCAACAGATCAAAATACTTCTTTTGAGGCGAATCATGAGAATAAGAGATCAAATTGCCCCAATATCCTAAGCATAGCAATCCAAACAGTTAATATTGTCAGTAATCAGGCATTAAAGAGCAGCTTGATTGGAGCTGACGTAATAATTGAGCCCCAGGTAGCTCACATTAACTTGGTGGATTTTAATCGAGTCAGCGAATGTATCCACCAAGGCGAACTAGCCGCTCAGTCCTCCATGCCATCTATAAAAAGATTGTTAGCTAGTTGA
- a CDS encoding helix-turn-helix domain-containing protein: MRLTFRQKIFLSKLLDAYRDMKEPVHYSVIANRLGLNNSTAYDMLRLLEQKGMVASIYGTPKETAGPGRSSVCFVPTAETIEIFSRLTGTVREQDEWDDTKTRVLANLSSGETDDYKDLLNELLDRIPEPRSSLVLCAEVITALLLKLKESKQELAQQDYLDSLLKAPATKLRMSVLAGLILGLSFADHETQRLLGVYQEYAEKYEASLEQLSRDSLFKLHRFTRDVWNILRTPSV, from the coding sequence ATGAGACTTACATTTAGGCAAAAGATATTTCTCAGCAAGCTCCTCGATGCTTATCGGGATATGAAAGAGCCTGTTCACTATAGTGTCATTGCCAATCGACTGGGCCTGAATAACTCTACAGCTTATGATATGTTGAGACTACTTGAACAGAAAGGCATGGTAGCTTCTATATACGGTACGCCTAAGGAAACTGCTGGTCCTGGGCGATCCAGTGTATGCTTTGTTCCTACCGCCGAAACTATCGAGATTTTCTCTCGCCTTACAGGTACTGTACGGGAGCAAGATGAGTGGGATGATACAAAAACTCGCGTTTTGGCCAATTTGAGTAGTGGAGAGACGGATGATTATAAAGATCTCTTAAACGAATTACTAGACAGAATACCAGAACCACGTTCATCGCTTGTGCTATGCGCCGAAGTTATAACGGCTTTATTATTGAAACTCAAAGAATCCAAACAAGAGTTAGCGCAGCAGGACTATTTGGATAGTCTTCTGAAGGCACCGGCCACCAAGTTGCGAATGAGCGTACTAGCCGGGCTTATTTTAGGGCTATCATTTGCTGACCATGAAACCCAGAGATTACTTGGTGTTTATCAGGAATATGCTGAAAAGTACGAAGCATCACTAGAGCAATTGAGCCGTGACAGTTTATTCAAACTACACCGATTTACCCGCGATGTTTGGAATATTCTGAGAACACCGTCAGTTTGA